A genomic window from Serratia liquefaciens includes:
- a CDS encoding TonB-dependent siderophore receptor — MASFMIRLSGGVLLCVPVMMAQAAGTEQTTRSQKEETLEVVASPFSDDGSTENTGSYTTKQMTTATGLPLSIKDTPQSVSVISRQLIDDLNANSLKEILRWSTGVSESNYDSERSSFNYRGFSVDNYQYDGVPTFFDSGFSGGESEIDSITLDHVEIVRGAAGLLNGVGNPGAAINLVRKKASSLSPFARTELSAGSWDHYRTTIDAGTPLNDEGTVRVRVAASGERSHSFMERHQERKGTVYGTLEADLTSATLLRLGADYQQNRPKASTWGGALPTGWFSDGSEINWDRHYSGASDWSSWDTTLSTQFATLEHQFANDWKGVANYTHSRQAFDAKMAMSLGGLIDPDSWAVKPSTPYAGRYEGYRDQHAVDLKLNGDFPLLGRTHKFVVGSSSAWQHSYSTYRSASTTQLFSGSLRDWNGGLGEPTWSDKMPQQDFRTRQIGIYSSADFSVTDQLDLVLGARFNSFKNTTTTTANKVTPFLGAVYKLTDQVSAYASYTDIFKDQSLLDSSGHYLAPIEGVNKEVGIKAALLDERLNVSMSAFRITQDNLGVLDENPENINSLQQTYHESQGATSKGVEFELSGELAQGWNAQLGITHFTLKDKDKVNLNTEQPRTRINLFTTYQLTGTLRDLTLGGGARWQSNVYANVQGASNGEFVERKAEQGSYVLVDAMARYKLTPQTSVQLNLNNVFDQKYYSQVNFYSTRNYGEPRNFMVTLKHEF; from the coding sequence ATGGCTAGTTTTATGATTCGCCTCTCCGGCGGCGTGCTGCTGTGCGTCCCGGTGATGATGGCGCAGGCGGCGGGCACCGAGCAGACCACCCGCAGCCAAAAAGAAGAAACCCTGGAGGTGGTCGCTTCCCCCTTCAGCGATGACGGCAGCACCGAGAATACCGGCTCCTACACCACCAAACAGATGACCACGGCAACCGGGTTACCGTTGAGCATCAAGGATACGCCGCAGTCGGTTTCGGTGATCTCGCGCCAATTGATTGACGATCTCAACGCCAACTCGCTGAAGGAAATCTTGCGCTGGTCTACCGGCGTCAGTGAAAGCAACTACGATAGCGAACGTTCTTCGTTCAACTACCGTGGCTTCAGCGTTGATAACTATCAATACGATGGCGTGCCCACTTTCTTTGACTCCGGCTTCTCTGGCGGGGAATCCGAGATTGATTCGATCACGCTCGATCACGTGGAGATCGTCAGAGGGGCAGCAGGATTATTGAACGGCGTCGGTAACCCGGGCGCGGCGATCAACCTGGTCAGGAAGAAAGCCTCCAGCCTTTCTCCTTTTGCCCGTACCGAGCTTTCCGCCGGTTCATGGGACCACTACCGCACCACCATCGATGCCGGTACTCCGCTTAATGATGAAGGCACCGTCAGGGTGCGCGTCGCCGCCTCCGGTGAACGCAGCCACTCTTTCATGGAACGTCATCAGGAACGCAAAGGGACGGTTTACGGCACCCTGGAAGCCGATCTGACCAGCGCCACCCTGCTGCGTCTGGGGGCTGACTATCAGCAAAATCGGCCAAAAGCTTCCACCTGGGGCGGCGCACTGCCAACCGGCTGGTTCAGCGACGGCAGCGAGATCAACTGGGATCGCCACTACAGCGGGGCTTCTGACTGGTCAAGCTGGGATACTACCCTCAGCACCCAGTTCGCCACGCTGGAACACCAGTTCGCTAACGACTGGAAAGGCGTAGCCAACTACACCCACAGCCGTCAGGCCTTCGATGCCAAAATGGCGATGAGCCTCGGCGGGCTGATCGACCCGGACTCCTGGGCGGTGAAACCTTCAACCCCTTACGCCGGACGCTATGAAGGCTACCGGGATCAGCACGCGGTAGACCTGAAGCTGAACGGGGACTTTCCACTGCTGGGCCGCACCCACAAATTTGTGGTGGGCAGCTCCTCCGCCTGGCAACACAGCTACAGCACCTATCGCAGTGCCAGCACTACGCAGCTGTTTAGCGGCAGCCTGAGGGATTGGAACGGCGGCCTGGGTGAGCCTACGTGGTCAGACAAAATGCCGCAGCAGGATTTCCGTACCCGGCAAATCGGGATTTACAGCAGCGCCGACTTCTCGGTGACGGATCAACTTGATCTGGTGCTCGGCGCCCGTTTCAACAGCTTTAAAAACACCACCACCACCACGGCGAACAAAGTGACCCCGTTCCTGGGGGCGGTGTATAAGCTGACCGATCAGGTTTCTGCCTATGCCAGCTACACCGATATCTTCAAGGACCAGAGCCTGCTCGACAGCAGCGGCCACTATCTGGCACCGATCGAAGGGGTCAATAAAGAGGTAGGTATCAAGGCTGCGCTGCTGGATGAGCGTCTCAACGTTTCGATGTCGGCGTTCCGTATCACTCAGGATAATCTGGGCGTACTGGATGAAAATCCGGAAAACATCAATTCACTGCAACAGACCTATCATGAGAGCCAGGGCGCAACCAGTAAAGGGGTGGAGTTCGAGCTGAGCGGTGAACTGGCGCAGGGCTGGAATGCCCAGTTGGGCATCACCCATTTCACCTTGAAGGACAAGGATAAGGTTAATCTCAACACCGAGCAGCCGCGTACCCGCATCAATCTGTTCACCACCTATCAGTTGACGGGCACGCTGCGCGATCTGACGCTGGGCGGTGGCGCACGCTGGCAGAGCAATGTTTATGCCAACGTCCAGGGCGCCAGCAACGGCGAATTTGTCGAGCGCAAAGCCGAGCAAGGGTCCTACGTGCTGGTCGATGCGATGGCACGTTACAAGCTGACGCCGCAAACCTCGGTGCAGTTGAACCTGAACAACGTTTTCGACCAGAAATACTACTCGCAGGTGAATTTCTACAGCACCCGCAACTATGGCGAACCACGTAACTTCATGGTGACGCTGAAGCACGAGTTCTGA
- a CDS encoding tetratricopeptide repeat protein: MSPTLTIEQLKELGRYQDATELAQQQLRQRPEDAALHYQLACLYDVQGFEQQAIPCYLAALARNLPAPQRQEAWLGLGSTYRALGLYQQSLATFDQGLAEFPEAKEITLFRAMTLYNLGETKQAVADLLLLLAETSSHSDISSYQRAIRQYAADLDRIG; the protein is encoded by the coding sequence ATGTCCCCTACGCTGACCATCGAACAACTGAAAGAGCTGGGCCGTTATCAAGATGCCACCGAACTGGCGCAACAGCAGCTCCGCCAACGGCCGGAAGACGCGGCGCTGCACTATCAGTTAGCCTGTCTGTACGACGTGCAAGGGTTTGAGCAACAGGCAATCCCCTGTTACCTGGCGGCGCTGGCGCGCAATTTACCGGCACCTCAGCGACAGGAAGCCTGGCTCGGGCTGGGCAGTACCTACCGGGCGCTCGGCCTGTATCAGCAATCGCTGGCCACCTTCGACCAGGGACTGGCCGAATTTCCCGAAGCCAAAGAGATCACCCTGTTTCGCGCCATGACTTTGTACAACCTCGGTGAAACCAAACAGGCGGTGGCCGATCTGCTGCTATTGCTGGCGGAAACCTCCTCGCATAGCGACATCAGCAGCTACCAACGCGCCATCCGTCAATACGCTGCCGATCTGGACCGTATCGGTTAG
- a CDS encoding GNAT family N-acetyltransferase, translated as MEIVTDPKSYGVDWSQLARLLEAAGLGQRDPQVLQRVYQHSQFCYWGYRDGRLMATAHAISDMTSVAYLADVAIHPDFQGLGLGRQLMDRVMQDLAPLGKVFIYSVPDKLAFYKKYRFRELTTGMVYADSAALERLEQNGYLRPPL; from the coding sequence ATGGAGATTGTCACCGATCCAAAAAGCTATGGCGTCGACTGGTCGCAATTGGCCAGGCTGCTGGAAGCCGCGGGGCTGGGCCAGCGTGACCCGCAGGTGCTGCAACGCGTTTATCAGCACAGCCAATTTTGCTACTGGGGCTACCGCGACGGCCGATTGATGGCCACCGCCCACGCCATCAGCGACATGACCTCGGTAGCCTATCTGGCCGACGTGGCAATCCATCCGGACTTTCAGGGGCTGGGACTGGGGCGACAGCTGATGGATCGGGTGATGCAGGATTTGGCGCCGCTCGGCAAAGTGTTTATCTACTCGGTTCCCGACAAGCTGGCATTCTACAAAAAATACCGCTTCCGCGAGCTGACTACCGGCATGGTCTATGCCGACAGCGCGGCGTTGGAACGCCTGGAGCAGAATGGTTACCTGCGCCCCCCTCTTTAA
- a CDS encoding GNAT family N-acetyltransferase — MEKYLIEVAENATEEIEALIEAGLNQYNDEVTGTNDRRPLAVVVRDPASGEVLGGISGRSSLGMLFVDLFHLPKSLRGSGLGSELLRRFELEGRRRGCVSAVLYTISFQAPKFYELNGWTRFGEVPCLPAGTSRVFMMKTL; from the coding sequence ATGGAAAAATATCTGATTGAAGTTGCCGAAAATGCGACGGAAGAAATAGAAGCCCTGATCGAAGCCGGGCTGAATCAATATAACGACGAGGTGACCGGTACCAACGATCGTCGCCCGTTGGCGGTGGTGGTGCGAGATCCGGCCAGCGGTGAAGTGTTGGGCGGCATCAGCGGACGTTCATCGTTGGGTATGCTGTTTGTGGATCTGTTTCATTTGCCAAAATCGCTACGCGGATCGGGGTTGGGCAGCGAACTGCTGCGCCGTTTCGAGCTGGAGGGCCGGCGCAGGGGCTGCGTTTCCGCCGTGCTGTACACCATCAGCTTTCAGGCGCCGAAGTTTTATGAACTGAACGGCTGGACGCGTTTTGGCGAGGTGCCCTGCCTGCCGGCGGGCACCAGCCGCGTTTTCATGATGAAGACGCTGTAG
- a CDS encoding ArsC family reductase, with the protein MTLTMYGIKNCDTIKKARRWLEEQGVAYHFHDYRADGLDEQQLRAFVELLGWEPLLNTRGTTWRKLDEAQRNACDNADAAIELMLAQPAIIKRPLLSDGKGHALLGFNADSYQQFISEVAA; encoded by the coding sequence ATGACGTTGACCATGTACGGCATCAAAAATTGTGACACCATCAAAAAAGCACGCCGCTGGCTGGAAGAACAGGGTGTGGCTTATCACTTTCACGACTACCGCGCCGACGGGCTGGACGAACAGCAGCTGCGCGCTTTCGTCGAACTTTTGGGCTGGGAACCGCTGCTGAACACCCGCGGCACCACCTGGCGCAAACTGGACGAAGCGCAGCGCAACGCCTGTGACAATGCCGATGCGGCCATCGAACTGATGCTGGCCCAACCGGCCATCATCAAGCGCCCGCTACTGAGCGACGGCAAGGGGCATGCTCTGCTCGGTTTCAACGCCGACAGTTATCAGCAATTTATTTCCGAGGTGGCCGCATGA
- the dapE gene encoding succinyl-diaminopimelate desuccinylase produces MICPVIELAQQLIKRPSLSPHDEGCQALMIERLEAIGFTVEPMPFGDTLNFWAWRGEGQTLAFAGHTDVVPTGDEKRWDNPPFEPTIRDGMLYGRGAADMKGSLAAMVVAAERFVAANPHHQGRLAFLITSDEEASATHGTVKVVEALMARNERLDYCLVGEPSSTERVGDVVKNGRRGSITANLHIHGIQGHVAYPHLADNPVHRAMPALNELVAIEWDRGNEFFPPTSMQIANVQAGTGSNNVIPGEMFVQFNFRFSTESTDATIKQRVEELLERHQLNYSIEWRLSGQPFLTSRGALVDAVVNAVEHYSELTPQLLTTGGTSDGRFIAQMGAQVVELGPVNATIHKVNECVHAADLQLLSRMYQRIMEQLIA; encoded by the coding sequence ATGATTTGCCCGGTAATCGAACTGGCCCAACAGCTGATCAAACGCCCTTCCCTCAGCCCGCACGACGAAGGCTGTCAGGCGTTGATGATTGAACGTCTCGAGGCCATCGGCTTTACCGTTGAGCCCATGCCTTTCGGCGATACCCTGAATTTTTGGGCCTGGCGTGGCGAGGGGCAAACCCTGGCATTTGCCGGCCACACCGACGTGGTGCCGACCGGCGACGAAAAACGCTGGGACAACCCGCCGTTTGAACCGACTATCCGCGACGGCATGCTGTATGGCCGCGGCGCGGCAGACATGAAAGGTTCACTGGCGGCCATGGTGGTGGCGGCCGAGCGGTTTGTGGCGGCCAATCCACACCATCAGGGGCGTTTGGCATTCCTGATCACCTCCGATGAAGAGGCCAGCGCAACCCACGGCACGGTTAAAGTGGTCGAAGCCCTGATGGCGCGCAACGAACGCCTGGATTACTGCCTGGTTGGTGAGCCATCCAGTACCGAACGCGTCGGTGACGTGGTGAAAAACGGCCGTCGCGGCTCAATCACCGCCAACCTGCACATTCACGGGATTCAGGGCCATGTCGCCTATCCACACCTGGCGGATAACCCGGTACATCGTGCCATGCCGGCACTTAATGAGCTGGTGGCGATAGAGTGGGATCGCGGCAATGAATTCTTCCCGCCGACCAGCATGCAGATTGCCAACGTGCAGGCCGGCACCGGCAGCAACAACGTGATCCCGGGCGAGATGTTCGTCCAGTTCAACTTCCGTTTCAGCACCGAATCGACCGACGCGACGATCAAACAACGCGTGGAAGAGCTGCTCGAGCGTCATCAGCTGAACTACAGCATCGAATGGCGTCTGTCCGGTCAGCCGTTCCTGACCTCACGCGGCGCATTGGTGGATGCGGTGGTTAACGCCGTCGAACATTATTCCGAACTGACGCCGCAGCTGCTGACCACCGGCGGGACTTCGGACGGTCGCTTTATCGCCCAGATGGGGGCTCAAGTGGTTGAACTGGGGCCGGTAAATGCCACCATCCATAAGGTTAACGAATGCGTACACGCCGCCGATCTGCAACTGCTGAGCCGCATGTATCAGCGCATCATGGAGCAATTGATCGCATGA
- a CDS encoding M15 family metallopeptidase: protein MITPEMLTGRSTDHLAPLSGNHRMQPAAVTAFLAMQQTALAAGFNLQPASTFRDFERQQAIWNGKFCGERPVLDKDSRPIDIMPLSAAERCEAILRWSALPGASRHHWGSDLDVYDPSLLPEGQKLQLEPWEYEQGGYFYPLNQWLTAHMAEFGFYRPFTEDGDGVAVEPWHLSYRPLAQEAEHLLTPALLLAAWKDKDIAGAQWLEAHLPAIFSRFIRAEGKE from the coding sequence ATGATCACGCCAGAAATGCTGACCGGGCGATCGACCGACCATCTGGCACCGTTGAGCGGTAACCACCGCATGCAGCCTGCCGCCGTGACCGCGTTTCTCGCCATGCAGCAGACGGCGCTTGCCGCCGGGTTTAATCTGCAACCTGCCAGCACATTTCGTGATTTCGAGCGGCAACAGGCGATCTGGAATGGAAAATTCTGCGGCGAGCGACCAGTATTAGATAAGGACAGTCGACCGATCGACATCATGCCGCTGTCTGCCGCCGAGCGCTGCGAAGCGATTCTGCGCTGGTCGGCCTTACCGGGAGCCAGCCGCCATCACTGGGGCAGCGACCTGGATGTCTACGATCCCTCGCTGTTGCCCGAAGGGCAAAAGCTGCAGCTGGAGCCGTGGGAATACGAGCAGGGCGGCTACTTTTACCCGCTCAATCAGTGGCTGACGGCACACATGGCCGAATTTGGCTTTTATCGCCCGTTCACCGAAGACGGCGACGGCGTGGCGGTGGAACCCTGGCACCTGAGCTACCGCCCGCTGGCGCAGGAAGCCGAACATCTGCTGACGCCGGCGCTGCTGTTGGCGGCCTGGAAAGATAAGGATATTGCCGGCGCTCAATGGCTTGAAGCCCATCTGCCAGCGATATTTTCGCGTTTTATACGCGCTGAAGGAAAGGAGTGA
- a CDS encoding YpfN family protein, whose amino-acid sequence MEWLADYWWIILLILVGMIISGIKELRRVDVKGYLADKPKLPPHRDNNAEWDDEDDWPKKK is encoded by the coding sequence ATGGAATGGTTAGCGGACTACTGGTGGATTATCCTGCTGATTCTGGTGGGAATGATCATCAGCGGGATCAAAGAGCTGCGCCGCGTCGACGTGAAAGGCTATCTGGCCGATAAGCCGAAGCTGCCGCCACACCGCGACAATAACGCCGAGTGGGACGACGAAGACGACTGGCCGAAGAAAAAATGA
- the ypfH gene encoding esterase, which translates to MKHEHFVVQSPATPAAQLILLFHGVGDTPVAMGEIGRYFAKEFPQALVVSVGGPSAFGNGSGRQWFSVQDVTEENRAERIAEVMPQFVETVRYWQQHSGVNDAGTALVGFSQGSIMALEALKVEPRLAGRVVAFSGRFASLPDQAFGDSVVHLIHGEQDAVISVQHAQAAAERLQANGVDFTLDVEEDVGHAINQGMMDSALERLHYYVPQRYWEEALFGKRGDLIAFK; encoded by the coding sequence ATGAAACATGAGCATTTCGTTGTCCAGAGCCCGGCAACACCGGCTGCGCAGCTGATCCTGCTGTTTCACGGTGTCGGCGATACCCCGGTAGCGATGGGGGAGATTGGCCGTTATTTCGCCAAAGAATTCCCGCAGGCGCTGGTGGTCAGCGTGGGTGGCCCCTCTGCTTTTGGTAACGGCAGCGGCCGCCAGTGGTTTTCAGTACAGGACGTAACCGAAGAAAACCGCGCCGAGCGCATTGCCGAAGTGATGCCGCAGTTTGTCGAAACCGTGCGTTACTGGCAGCAACACAGCGGCGTGAATGACGCCGGCACGGCGTTGGTGGGCTTCTCTCAGGGGTCTATCATGGCGCTGGAAGCCCTGAAGGTGGAGCCCAGGTTGGCCGGCCGGGTGGTGGCTTTCAGCGGGCGCTTTGCCAGCCTGCCCGACCAGGCGTTCGGTGACAGCGTGGTGCATTTGATCCACGGCGAACAGGATGCGGTGATTTCGGTGCAACATGCCCAGGCGGCGGCAGAAAGGCTGCAGGCCAACGGCGTCGATTTTACGCTGGATGTGGAAGAGGATGTAGGGCACGCCATTAACCAGGGCATGATGGACAGCGCGCTTGAACGGCTGCATTATTATGTGCCGCAGCGTTACTGGGAAGAAGCGTTGTTTGGCAAGCGTGGCGATTTGATCGCCTTTAAATAA
- a CDS encoding tRNA(Met) cytidine acetyltransferase TmcA: MLLAMQQLMQQQGIRRLLVIGGEPQWCRQQALQLADTLPGDWPWVGENPPPGMQAVASGAVRTLLGQERLHAVFDATKGLDVEALAALSGTLRAGSWLLLLTPPWQQWPQQPDHDSLRWSDCPQPITTSNFIHHLQRHLAADSEVTVWRQGEALTLAPLLLRPQWQAPDGQPTAKQQRLLAQLLNAASGIWVLTAARGRGKSTVAGMLVANTSQTCWLVGPSRAATEVAAEWAQGRAQFWAPDALLAHCREQDVSDVGWLLVDEAAAIPGPQLQQLVSYFPRVLLTTTVQGYEGTGRGFLLKFCAGLPAYQSLGLDQPMRWAQGDALERIIDNALLFNEQPSWQVTDKPVSISGAEQAMLCADPQRLARFYALLSSAHYRTSPLDLRRLMDAPGMHFGLAQVDDEVVGALWLVEEGGLSAELAHEVWAGRRRPRGNLVAQSLAAHGGQWWAPTLRSRRITRIAVLPALRQQGIARDLIAQQRELAQGLDYLSVSFGYTEPLWRFWQSCGFELVRIGSKTEASSGCYTAMAILPLSEQGEALRHAAHKHLARDWRWLQPRIDLQIEIPGDDGDTQLGEDDWRELAGFAFAHRPLEACLGALQRLLLASPLPLPALRMHLQQQLTAAICVELLGLSGQKLLLRRWRQEAGLALEQLDAQHGLRWKAWSQSLQ; encoded by the coding sequence ATGTTACTGGCAATGCAACAACTTATGCAGCAGCAGGGCATCAGGCGCCTGCTGGTGATCGGTGGCGAGCCGCAATGGTGTCGCCAGCAGGCACTACAACTGGCGGATACCCTGCCGGGCGACTGGCCCTGGGTGGGGGAAAACCCGCCGCCGGGTATGCAGGCAGTGGCGAGCGGTGCAGTGCGGACGCTGCTGGGGCAAGAACGCCTGCACGCGGTGTTTGATGCGACGAAAGGGCTGGATGTTGAAGCCCTGGCCGCGCTGTCGGGCACGCTGCGAGCCGGCAGTTGGCTGCTGTTGCTGACGCCGCCGTGGCAGCAGTGGCCTCAGCAACCGGATCACGACAGCCTGCGCTGGAGCGATTGTCCGCAGCCCATCACTACCTCGAATTTTATTCATCATCTGCAGCGGCATCTGGCGGCGGACAGCGAAGTCACCGTCTGGCGGCAGGGTGAGGCGCTGACGCTGGCACCATTGCTGTTGCGCCCGCAGTGGCAGGCACCGGACGGCCAACCCACCGCCAAGCAGCAGCGGCTGCTGGCACAATTACTGAATGCGGCGTCGGGCATCTGGGTTTTGACCGCCGCACGTGGGCGCGGCAAGTCAACGGTGGCGGGAATGCTGGTGGCGAACACCTCGCAGACCTGCTGGTTGGTCGGTCCGAGCCGCGCCGCTACCGAAGTCGCTGCCGAATGGGCGCAGGGGCGTGCGCAATTCTGGGCACCGGATGCGCTGTTGGCCCATTGCCGTGAACAGGACGTCAGCGACGTAGGGTGGCTGCTGGTGGACGAAGCGGCGGCGATACCCGGCCCGCAGCTGCAGCAACTGGTGAGCTATTTCCCGCGCGTTTTGCTGACCACCACGGTGCAGGGTTATGAAGGCACCGGCCGTGGTTTTTTACTTAAATTCTGCGCCGGACTGCCCGCGTATCAGTCATTGGGGTTAGATCAACCGATGCGTTGGGCGCAGGGCGATGCGCTGGAGCGCATCATAGATAACGCGTTGCTGTTTAACGAGCAACCTTCCTGGCAGGTAACGGATAAGCCGGTGAGCATCAGCGGGGCTGAGCAAGCCATGCTGTGCGCCGACCCGCAAAGGCTAGCGCGTTTTTACGCTTTGTTGAGCAGCGCCCATTACCGTACTTCACCGCTGGATTTACGGCGGTTGATGGACGCGCCGGGCATGCACTTTGGTCTGGCTCAGGTAGACGATGAAGTTGTCGGTGCCCTGTGGCTGGTGGAAGAAGGCGGGTTGAGCGCCGAACTGGCGCACGAAGTCTGGGCCGGTCGACGGCGTCCACGTGGCAACCTGGTGGCACAATCGCTGGCGGCACACGGGGGCCAATGGTGGGCACCGACGCTACGATCGCGGCGCATTACCCGCATTGCGGTGTTACCCGCACTGCGCCAACAGGGCATTGCTCGCGACCTGATCGCACAGCAGCGCGAGCTGGCCCAAGGGTTGGATTATCTCTCGGTCAGCTTTGGCTACACCGAGCCGCTGTGGCGTTTCTGGCAATCTTGCGGTTTTGAACTGGTTCGCATCGGCAGCAAGACCGAGGCCAGCAGCGGTTGCTATACCGCAATGGCCATCCTGCCGTTGAGCGAACAGGGCGAGGCGTTGCGCCATGCGGCCCATAAGCACCTGGCGCGTGACTGGCGCTGGTTGCAGCCACGTATTGATCTGCAAATAGAGATCCCCGGCGACGATGGCGATACGCAGTTGGGGGAGGACGACTGGCGTGAGCTGGCCGGATTTGCCTTCGCTCACCGGCCGCTGGAGGCCTGCCTGGGGGCGCTGCAACGTCTGCTGTTGGCCAGTCCGTTGCCGCTGCCCGCGCTGCGCATGCACCTGCAGCAGCAGTTGACGGCGGCAATTTGCGTGGAGCTGCTTGGCTTGAGCGGACAGAAACTGCTACTGCGCCGCTGGCGTCAGGAGGCGGGACTGGCGCTCGAACAGCTGGATGCTCAGCACGGTCTGCGCTGGAAAGCGTGGTCGCAGTCGTTGCAATAA